In Micromonospora cremea, the genomic window CGCCGGTGGCGGGCAGCAGCGCGATGCCGGTCCCGGCGGCGGCCAGCCAGTCACCGGCGCTGCCGGCCACCGGGGCGACCGCGCCCAGTGGGACATCGAGTCGGCGCAGCTCCCGCAGCGGGCTTGGCCGGTCGCCGCCGGTCTCCAGCAGCCGCCCGGCCAGCAGGTCCACCAGGACCAGCCGGTCGTCCACCCAGCGCAGCCCCTCGCCCAGCTCCAGCCGGTCCGTGCTCCACGCGGTCGGTTCGGTCAGTTCCATCTCGCTCCTCCAACGATCGTTCCCGGCCGCCCCGGTGATCAGCGCACGGTGCCGCCGGGCCCGTGGTCGAGCAGCGCCAGCTCCGCCCGGTCGGGCAGGCCCTCCCAGTCGCCCCGGGTGGCCACCGCGAACGCGCTGGTGGTGACCGCCCGGTCCAGCCGGGCCGGCGCGTCGGCCCCGTCCAGCCAACCGGAGAGCAGCCCGGCCACGAAGGCGTCACCGGCGCCGACGGTGTCCACCACCGGCACCGTGCGGGCGGGGCGGGGCGGTGCACCGTGCCGTGCGCGCTGTGGCTGGTTGCCCCGCCGGCGCCGTGTTTCACCACGACCTCGGTCACGCCGGC contains:
- a CDS encoding PfkB family carbohydrate kinase, translated to MDTVGAGDAFVAGLLSGWLDGADAPARLDRAVTTSAFAVATRGDWEGLPDRAELALLDHGPGGTVR